Proteins from one Synechococcus sp. MU1643 genomic window:
- the yvcK gene encoding gluconeogenesis factor YvcK family protein gives MRDKRRRDLMTRSQRAVRWLQPGLVVKRWLLTSGLGLLMALLGAAVWADLKPIYWILETLSWLLSTLTTVLPREITGPLVVLIGSGLLLWGQSRSFGSIQQALAPDKDTVLVDALRAKSRLNRGPNIVAIGGGTGLSTLLSGLKRYSSHITAIVTVADDGGSSGVLRRELGVLPPGDIRNCLAALSTEEPLLTRLFQYRFSAGSGLEGHSFGNLFLSALSAITGNLETAITASSRVLAVQGQVVPATNVDVRLWAELENGQRIEGESNIGHAPSPIVRLGCIPERPPALPRALEAIANADLIVLGPGSLYTSLLPNLLVPELVSAIKRSKAPRLYICNLMTQPGETDGLDVRGHIRAIEAQLASLGIEPRLFNALLAQDDLPESDLVRYYQSRGADPVRCDADGLRSDGYDVTQAPLQGVRPTATLRHDSRSLALAVMRFYRSHRAQNAS, from the coding sequence CCCAAAGGGCCGTGCGCTGGTTACAACCTGGCCTGGTTGTCAAACGCTGGCTGCTGACTTCCGGCTTGGGCCTGCTGATGGCGCTGCTGGGGGCAGCCGTCTGGGCCGACCTGAAACCGATTTACTGGATTCTGGAAACCCTCAGCTGGCTGCTGAGCACCCTCACCACCGTGCTGCCCCGCGAGATCACCGGCCCCCTGGTGGTGCTCATCGGCAGTGGCCTTTTGCTATGGGGGCAAAGCCGCAGCTTCGGCTCTATTCAACAGGCTCTCGCCCCCGACAAGGACACCGTTCTGGTGGATGCTCTGAGAGCCAAAAGCCGCTTGAACCGGGGGCCCAACATCGTGGCCATCGGCGGCGGAACAGGCTTATCGACCCTGCTGAGCGGCCTCAAGAGATACAGCAGTCACATCACCGCCATTGTGACCGTCGCTGATGACGGCGGCAGCAGCGGAGTGCTCCGGCGTGAACTGGGAGTGCTGCCCCCAGGTGACATCCGCAACTGCCTGGCCGCCCTGTCCACCGAAGAGCCACTGCTCACCCGCCTATTCCAATACCGCTTTTCGGCTGGTAGCGGCCTGGAGGGTCACAGCTTCGGCAATTTGTTTCTTTCAGCCCTCTCAGCGATCACAGGCAATCTGGAAACAGCCATCACCGCGTCAAGTCGTGTGCTGGCGGTGCAGGGCCAGGTCGTACCAGCCACCAATGTGGATGTACGGCTCTGGGCGGAGCTGGAGAACGGCCAACGCATCGAAGGCGAGAGCAACATCGGCCACGCCCCAAGCCCCATTGTTCGTCTGGGCTGCATTCCCGAACGTCCACCTGCATTGCCCCGAGCCCTTGAAGCGATCGCCAATGCAGACCTGATCGTTCTCGGGCCGGGCAGCCTTTACACATCCCTGCTCCCCAATCTGCTGGTTCCGGAATTGGTGAGCGCCATCAAACGCAGCAAGGCACCCAGGCTTTACATCTGCAACTTGATGACGCAGCCCGGCGAAACGGATGGACTGGATGTGCGTGGCCATATCAGAGCCATCGAAGCTCAGCTCGCCAGCCTCGGCATTGAGCCCAGGCTGTTCAATGCCCTCCTAGCCCAAGACGACCTGCCCGAGTCTGATCTGGTGCGGTACTACCAAAGCCGCGGTGCCGATCCCGTGCGTTGCGATGCAGATGGACTCCGCTCAGACGGCTACGACGTCACTCAAGCACCTCTTCAGGGGGTTAGGCCAACAGCAACACTGCGCCACGACTCCCGCAGCCTTGCACTTGCAGTAATGCGGTTTTACCGCAGCCACCGGGCACAGAACGCTTCTTGA
- a CDS encoding NAD(P)H-quinone oxidoreductase subunit J has product MSETPSKKSTASHEAGAVIAPNPGPVSQWLNKQGFDHNNLEPDHLGVEQIGVEAAVLPMIAAALKSNGFDYLQCQGGYDEGPGKQLVCFYHLLAMAEQVQAMAADPSVKLREVRIKVFLSREGTPSLPSIYGLFRGADWQERETFDMYGIQFEGHPHPKRLLMPEDWKGWPLRKDYVQPDFYEMQDAY; this is encoded by the coding sequence ATGAGCGAAACCCCTTCCAAAAAATCTACCGCCTCTCATGAAGCGGGTGCAGTTATTGCTCCCAACCCTGGTCCGGTGAGCCAATGGCTGAACAAGCAAGGCTTTGATCACAACAATCTGGAGCCTGACCATCTCGGTGTTGAGCAGATCGGCGTTGAAGCTGCCGTGCTTCCGATGATTGCTGCGGCTCTTAAGAGCAACGGTTTCGACTATTTGCAGTGTCAGGGGGGCTACGACGAAGGTCCTGGTAAGCAACTGGTTTGCTTCTATCACCTGTTGGCGATGGCTGAACAGGTTCAGGCCATGGCGGCCGATCCTTCAGTCAAGTTGCGGGAAGTGAGGATCAAAGTCTTCCTCAGCCGTGAGGGAACCCCCTCACTGCCCTCGATCTATGGCCTGTTCCGTGGTGCCGATTGGCAGGAGCGTGAAACCTTTGACATGTACGGCATTCAATTCGAGGGGCACCCGCATCCCAAACGGTTGCTGATGCCTGAAGATTGGAAAGGCTGGCCCCTACGAAAGGACTACGTTCAGCCTGATTTCTACGAAATGCAGGACGCCTATTGA
- a CDS encoding NADH dehydrogenase subunit K, with protein MSENTSPSISAVRDLREASCGPIGAPKVTNDLSENVILTSLDDLHNWARLSSLWPLLYGTACCFIEFAALLGSRFDFDRFGLVPRSSPRQADLLIVAGTVTMKMAPALVRLYEQMPEPKYVIAMGACTITGGMFSADSTTAVRGVDKLIPVDLYLPGCPPRPEAIFDAVIKLRKKVGDESLVERRKHQQTHRYMTVSHQMKRVEPVVTGAYLRAESQKAALAAAPSGQTLATDAAVLTPAAESVEL; from the coding sequence ATGTCTGAAAACACATCCCCCTCCATTTCTGCTGTTCGCGATCTGCGCGAAGCCAGCTGTGGTCCGATTGGTGCCCCGAAGGTCACCAACGACCTCAGCGAGAACGTCATCCTCACCAGCTTGGATGACCTGCACAACTGGGCCCGTCTGAGCAGTCTTTGGCCCCTCCTTTATGGAACAGCCTGCTGCTTCATTGAATTTGCAGCGCTTTTGGGTTCTCGCTTCGATTTCGACCGTTTTGGTCTCGTTCCTCGAAGTTCACCGCGCCAGGCCGACCTTCTGATCGTGGCCGGAACGGTGACCATGAAAATGGCCCCAGCCCTGGTGCGGCTTTATGAGCAGATGCCCGAGCCGAAGTACGTGATCGCCATGGGCGCCTGCACTATCACCGGGGGCATGTTCAGTGCTGACTCCACCACCGCTGTGCGCGGCGTCGACAAGCTAATTCCGGTAGATCTCTATCTTCCAGGCTGTCCGCCCCGCCCCGAAGCCATTTTTGACGCCGTGATCAAGCTGCGTAAGAAAGTTGGGGATGAGTCGCTGGTGGAGCGGCGCAAGCATCAGCAGACCCATCGCTACATGACGGTCTCCCATCAGATGAAGCGTGTGGAGCCCGTCGTGACTGGCGCCTACCTCCGGGCTGAATCCCAAAAAGCCGCCCTGGCTGCAGCTCCGTCTGGTCAGACCCTGGCCACCGATGCAGCTGTGCTCACCCCTGCTGCTGAATCTGTCGAGCTATGA
- a CDS encoding NAD(P)H-quinone oxidoreductase subunit 3 has protein sequence MFALPGYDAFLGFLLIAAAVPVLALVTNKLVAPKSRAGERQLTYESGMEPIGGAWIQFNIRYYMFALVFVIFDVETVFLYPWAVAFNRLGLLAFIEALIFIAILLVALAYAWRKGALEWS, from the coding sequence ATGTTTGCCCTGCCCGGCTACGACGCCTTCCTGGGGTTTCTGCTGATAGCAGCAGCAGTGCCTGTGTTGGCTCTGGTTACCAACAAGTTGGTAGCACCGAAAAGCCGTGCCGGTGAGCGCCAGCTCACCTACGAATCCGGCATGGAACCCATTGGCGGCGCCTGGATTCAATTCAATATTCGCTATTACATGTTCGCTCTGGTCTTCGTCATTTTCGACGTCGAGACCGTGTTTCTTTATCCCTGGGCTGTGGCGTTCAATCGTCTTGGATTGTTGGCCTTCATCGAAGCCTTGATTTTCATCGCCATCCTCCTGGTGGCCTTGGCCTACGCCTGGCGCAAAGGCGCCCTTGAGTGGAGCTAG
- a CDS encoding rubredoxin: protein MSDEQQSSQPVEATEAVEPEVETAPESDTRTHRFECRSCGYVYDPEEGVKKVGIEANTAFEDLDPMSFRCPVCRSRVAAFRDIGPRAKASGFDENLNFGLGVNRMTPGQKNVLIFGGLALGFAFFLSLYSLR from the coding sequence GTGAGCGACGAACAACAGTCCTCCCAGCCGGTCGAAGCGACCGAAGCGGTGGAGCCAGAGGTTGAAACCGCCCCGGAGAGCGACACACGGACCCACCGTTTCGAATGCCGCAGCTGTGGCTACGTCTACGACCCTGAGGAAGGCGTCAAAAAGGTTGGTATCGAAGCCAACACGGCTTTCGAAGATCTCGACCCGATGTCTTTTCGTTGTCCGGTCTGCAGGAGCAGAGTGGCCGCTTTCCGCGACATCGGCCCACGCGCCAAAGCCAGCGGCTTCGACGAAAATCTGAATTTCGGCCTCGGTGTCAACCGAATGACCCCAGGACAGAAGAATGTTCTGATCTTTGGCGGCCTTGCCCTCGGCTTCGCCTTCTTCTTATCCCTTTATTCCCTGCGCTGA
- a CDS encoding photosynthesis system II assembly factor Ycf48, whose protein sequence is MKRLLNSATQLILVFALGVSLSGCVTTHVPTATTSPWQAIDLDTQANPLDVAFTDSRHGYLVGSNRMIRETNDGGAHWSERSLDLPDEENFRLISIDFNGDEGWIAGQPGLLMHSDDGGQNWTRLFLDTKLPGEPYLITALSSHSAELATNVGAVYETHNDGSSWEAKVTDAAGAVRDLRRSNDGSYVSVSGLGNFYATWEPGDSVWQVHQRVSSQRLQSIGFQPDGNLWMVARGAQIRLNDEPGNFDSWSKAIIPITNGYGYMDLAWDDDGAIWAGGGNGTLLVSKDGGESWENDPVGDRQPSNFTRMVFDGEHAFVLGERGNLLRWAGNAV, encoded by the coding sequence ATGAAACGTCTGTTGAACTCTGCGACCCAGCTGATACTGGTTTTTGCGTTGGGGGTCAGCCTCAGCGGCTGCGTTACGACCCACGTTCCCACGGCCACCACCAGCCCCTGGCAGGCCATAGATCTCGACACCCAGGCCAACCCACTGGATGTGGCCTTCACCGACAGCCGCCACGGCTATCTGGTGGGCAGCAATCGGATGATCCGGGAAACCAATGACGGTGGCGCCCACTGGAGCGAGCGCAGTCTTGACCTGCCCGACGAAGAGAACTTTCGTCTGATCAGCATCGACTTCAATGGCGATGAAGGCTGGATCGCAGGGCAGCCAGGGCTACTGATGCACAGCGACGACGGCGGCCAGAACTGGACTCGCCTATTCCTCGACACCAAATTGCCCGGTGAGCCTTACCTGATCACTGCCCTTAGCAGCCATTCAGCAGAACTTGCCACCAACGTGGGGGCGGTCTACGAGACCCATAACGACGGCAGCAGCTGGGAAGCCAAGGTGACCGATGCCGCAGGTGCCGTACGCGACTTGCGACGTAGCAACGATGGCAGCTACGTGAGCGTGAGTGGCCTCGGCAACTTCTATGCCACATGGGAACCGGGCGATTCCGTCTGGCAGGTGCACCAGCGCGTGAGCAGCCAGCGGCTGCAAAGCATCGGCTTCCAGCCCGACGGCAATCTCTGGATGGTTGCTCGCGGTGCTCAGATACGCCTCAACGATGAACCTGGAAATTTCGACAGCTGGAGCAAAGCCATCATTCCCATCACTAACGGCTATGGCTACATGGATCTGGCCTGGGACGACGACGGAGCCATTTGGGCCGGCGGCGGCAATGGCACTCTTCTGGTGAGCAAAGACGGCGGCGAAAGCTGGGAAAACGACCCTGTCGGGGACCGTCAACCCAGCAACTTCACCCGTATGGTCTTCGACGGAGAGCATGCCTTTGTGCTGGGTGAGCGGGGCAACCTGCTCCGTTGGGCTGGCAACGCTGTGTAA
- the psbE gene encoding cytochrome b559 subunit alpha — translation MAAGSTGERPFFEIITSIRYWVIHAVTLPSIFLAGFLFVSTGLAYDAFGTPRPDAYFQASESKAPVVSQRYEGKSELDIRLK, via the coding sequence ATGGCCGCCGGCTCAACAGGGGAACGACCGTTCTTCGAAATCATCACGAGCATCCGTTACTGGGTGATCCACGCCGTGACACTGCCTTCCATCTTTTTGGCAGGCTTCCTGTTCGTGTCCACTGGCCTCGCCTACGACGCTTTCGGCACCCCTCGCCCCGATGCTTATTTCCAAGCATCTGAGAGCAAGGCTCCTGTGGTGAGCCAGCGCTACGAGGGCAAATCTGAACTCGACATCCGCCTGAAATAA
- the psbF gene encoding cytochrome b559 subunit beta, which yields MTQAPPVATTPRNYPIFTVRWLALHTLGIPTVFFLGALGAMQFIRR from the coding sequence ATGACACAAGCACCACCCGTCGCCACCACGCCACGCAACTACCCAATCTTCACGGTGCGTTGGCTGGCGTTGCACACCCTCGGTATCCCGACAGTGTTCTTCCTTGGCGCCCTCGGCGCGATGCAGTTCATCCGCCGCTGA
- a CDS encoding photosystem II reaction center protein L, with the protein MERNPNPNNLPVELNRTSLYLGLLFVFVTGVLMSSYFFN; encoded by the coding sequence ATGGAACGCAATCCCAACCCCAACAACCTTCCGGTTGAGCTCAACCGCACGAGCCTGTACCTAGGCCTTCTGTTTGTCTTCGTGACCGGAGTGCTCATGTCCAGCTACTTCTTCAACTGA
- a CDS encoding photosystem II reaction center protein J produces MSGKKSPYPDGRIPDRNPDGTPAVPWRSRWTEGVLPLWLVATAGGMAVLFVVGLFFYGSYTGVGSA; encoded by the coding sequence ATGAGCGGAAAAAAATCCCCATACCCCGACGGTCGAATTCCCGATCGCAATCCTGATGGCACACCGGCTGTTCCCTGGAGAAGTCGCTGGACTGAAGGGGTTCTTCCCCTCTGGCTTGTTGCTACTGCAGGAGGAATGGCCGTTCTATTCGTTGTAGGCCTGTTCTTCTATGGTTCTTACACCGGTGTCGGTTCAGCCTGA
- a CDS encoding NAD-dependent epimerase, giving the protein MSRTVLITGAAGFIGAALSTRLLQRGERVIGLDSLNDYYDPSLKQARLRQIEAIASEDAWRFADMALEDGDALMALFAAEKPEVVVNLAAQAGVRYSLENPAAYIQSNLVGFGHLLEGCRHYGTENLVYASSSSVYGGNRNLPFHEQQPVNHPVSLYAASKKANELMAHTYSHLYGLPATGLRFFTVYGPWGRPDMAPMLFARAILAGEPIKVFNHGKMQRDFTYIDDIVEGVLRCCNKPATANPAFDPLQPDPATAAAPHRVFNIGNSQPTELLRFIEVMEKALGREAIKDFQPMQPGDVVATAADTTALEQWVGFKPSTSIETGVDAFALWYRDYFEV; this is encoded by the coding sequence ATGTCGCGAACTGTTCTGATTACCGGTGCGGCGGGCTTCATCGGTGCAGCCCTCTCAACACGACTGCTGCAGCGCGGAGAACGTGTTATAGGCCTCGATAGCCTGAATGATTACTACGACCCCAGCCTGAAGCAGGCAAGGTTGCGGCAGATCGAAGCGATCGCCTCTGAAGATGCCTGGCGCTTCGCAGACATGGCTCTGGAGGACGGTGATGCCCTGATGGCGTTGTTCGCTGCTGAGAAGCCGGAGGTGGTGGTGAACCTCGCCGCTCAGGCCGGTGTTCGTTACTCCCTGGAGAATCCGGCGGCCTACATCCAAAGCAACCTGGTGGGCTTTGGCCATTTGCTGGAAGGGTGCCGTCACTACGGCACCGAAAACCTGGTCTATGCCTCGAGCAGTTCGGTGTATGGCGGGAATCGAAATTTGCCCTTCCATGAGCAGCAGCCGGTCAACCACCCGGTGAGCCTTTATGCCGCCAGCAAGAAAGCCAATGAGCTAATGGCACACACCTACAGCCATCTCTATGGTTTGCCGGCGACTGGTCTGCGGTTTTTTACGGTGTATGGCCCCTGGGGTCGACCCGACATGGCCCCGATGCTCTTCGCACGAGCCATCCTTGCGGGTGAACCGATCAAGGTGTTTAACCACGGCAAAATGCAGCGGGATTTCACCTACATCGATGACATCGTTGAAGGGGTGCTGCGTTGCTGTAATAAGCCAGCAACTGCTAATCCGGCGTTTGATCCACTTCAGCCTGACCCGGCCACGGCAGCAGCACCGCATCGAGTATTCAACATTGGCAACAGCCAACCAACTGAGCTTTTGCGCTTCATCGAAGTGATGGAAAAGGCCCTTGGCCGAGAGGCAATCAAGGATTTTCAGCCGATGCAGCCTGGTGATGTGGTGGCGACTGCTGCGGACACCACTGCTTTGGAGCAATGGGTGGGCTTCAAGCCATCCACCTCCATTGAGACAGGAGTGGATGCGTTCGCCCTCTGGTACCGCGACTATTTCGAGGTATGA
- a CDS encoding nucleotide sugar dehydrogenase yields MTIQRICCIGAGYVGGPTMAVIADRCPQVQVQVVDINQARIDAWNDADLGKLPVYEPGLDSVVERARGRNLHFSTDVEASIAAAEMVFISVNTPTKTKGLGAGQASDLRWVEACARTVAKAASGHTIVVEKSTLPVRTAAAIQTILEAASEGDDQRTFSVLSNPEFLAEGTAIRDLETPDRVLIGGDDPAAVDALAEIYANWVPQQQILRTNLWSSELSKLTANAFLAQRISSINSIAAFCEASGADVREVARAIGTDSRIGPKFLNAGPGFGGSCFQKDILNLVYLCRHFGLPEVADYWESVVALNTWQQHRIARLVVQKLFGTVTGKRLAILGFAFKADTNDTRESPAIRICRDLLEEGAQLAIHDPKVTAQQIARDLQQEAAPQPDALSGTGSWSEAGSVEDAVTGADAVLVLTEWQHYRVLNWMALAALMRKPAWLFDSRAVTDPEQVRAAGLTLWRVGDGEG; encoded by the coding sequence GTGACCATTCAACGGATCTGCTGCATCGGTGCTGGGTATGTGGGCGGCCCGACCATGGCGGTGATTGCCGATCGCTGTCCGCAGGTTCAAGTGCAGGTGGTGGATATCAACCAGGCCCGTATTGATGCTTGGAATGATGCCGACCTCGGCAAGTTGCCGGTTTATGAACCAGGTCTCGACTCCGTTGTGGAGCGCGCACGGGGACGCAACCTTCATTTCTCCACCGATGTGGAGGCCTCGATCGCCGCTGCCGAGATGGTGTTCATCTCAGTGAACACCCCCACCAAGACCAAAGGCTTGGGGGCTGGTCAGGCCAGCGATCTCCGTTGGGTGGAAGCTTGTGCCCGCACCGTGGCGAAGGCCGCCTCGGGCCACACGATTGTTGTAGAGAAGAGCACCTTGCCCGTGCGTACGGCTGCTGCGATTCAAACCATCCTGGAAGCCGCCAGTGAGGGAGACGATCAGCGCACGTTCTCGGTGCTCTCCAATCCTGAGTTTCTGGCGGAAGGAACGGCCATCCGTGATCTGGAGACTCCCGATCGGGTGTTGATCGGTGGTGATGATCCGGCAGCTGTTGATGCCCTGGCAGAGATCTATGCCAATTGGGTGCCCCAGCAACAGATCCTGCGCACCAATCTTTGGAGCAGTGAGCTTTCCAAGCTCACGGCCAATGCCTTTTTGGCGCAACGGATCAGCTCGATCAACTCCATCGCGGCGTTTTGTGAAGCCAGTGGGGCGGATGTTCGCGAGGTGGCTCGGGCCATTGGCACAGACAGTCGGATTGGTCCGAAGTTCCTCAACGCAGGGCCCGGCTTCGGTGGCAGCTGTTTCCAGAAGGACATCCTCAACCTGGTGTATCTCTGCCGGCATTTCGGACTGCCGGAGGTGGCGGATTATTGGGAAAGTGTTGTGGCTTTGAACACCTGGCAACAGCACCGAATTGCCCGGTTGGTGGTGCAGAAGCTGTTCGGCACCGTCACGGGAAAGCGGCTCGCCATCCTTGGCTTTGCCTTTAAAGCCGACACCAACGACACCCGCGAATCTCCGGCAATTCGCATCTGCCGTGATCTACTCGAGGAAGGTGCTCAGCTGGCCATTCACGATCCCAAGGTGACGGCTCAACAAATCGCCCGCGACCTCCAACAGGAGGCAGCACCCCAGCCGGATGCTCTCAGTGGAACCGGCAGTTGGTCTGAGGCCGGTAGCGTTGAGGACGCTGTAACCGGGGCCGACGCCGTGCTGGTGCTCACCGAATGGCAGCACTACAGGGTTCTTAATTGGATGGCTCTGGCCGCACTGATGCGCAAGCCAGCATGGCTCTTTGATTCGAGGGCTGTGACCGATCCCGAACAGGTCAGAGCGGCGGGTCTGACTCTGTGGCGTGTCGGAGACGGAGAGGGTTGA
- a CDS encoding UDP-glucuronic acid decarboxylase family protein, with protein MQINLVTGGAGFLGSHLIDRLMEAGDEVICLDNYFTGRKANIARWIGHPRFELVRHDVTEPIKIEVDRIWHLACPASPIHYQFNPVKTAKTSFLGTYNMLGLARRVGARLLLASTSEVYGDPEVHPQPESYWGSVNPIGVRSCYDEGKRIAETLCFDYQRMNGVEVRVARIFNTYGPRMLPDDGRVVSNFIVQALRGEPLTLYGNGSQTRSFCYVSDLVEGLIRLMNGSHMGPINLGNPDEFTIRQLADLVRKQVNPALPLVEKLLPKDDPQQRQPAIDLARQQLNWLPTVSLEQGLSPTIDSFRNVLELGEGRGT; from the coding sequence ATGCAGATCAACCTCGTCACTGGCGGTGCCGGCTTCCTTGGCTCCCACCTGATTGATCGCCTCATGGAGGCTGGCGATGAAGTGATCTGCCTGGACAATTACTTCACAGGACGCAAGGCCAACATTGCGCGTTGGATCGGCCATCCCCGTTTCGAACTCGTCCGCCACGACGTCACGGAACCGATCAAGATTGAGGTTGACCGAATCTGGCATCTTGCTTGCCCTGCCTCACCGATTCACTATCAGTTCAATCCGGTCAAGACGGCCAAAACCAGCTTCCTAGGCACTTACAACATGCTGGGACTGGCCCGGAGGGTGGGGGCACGGTTGCTGCTCGCCAGCACCAGCGAGGTTTACGGGGATCCTGAGGTGCACCCTCAGCCTGAGAGTTACTGGGGCTCCGTTAATCCGATTGGTGTGCGCAGTTGCTACGACGAGGGGAAGCGCATCGCAGAGACGCTCTGTTTCGACTACCAGCGCATGAATGGCGTTGAGGTGCGGGTGGCGCGCATCTTCAACACCTATGGACCACGCATGCTGCCGGACGACGGCCGGGTTGTGAGCAACTTCATTGTGCAAGCGCTGCGCGGCGAACCACTGACGCTCTATGGCAATGGCAGCCAGACCCGTTCTTTCTGCTACGTCAGTGATCTTGTTGAAGGCTTGATTCGCTTGATGAACGGCTCTCACATGGGCCCGATCAACCTCGGTAACCCCGATGAATTCACGATTCGACAGTTGGCCGATTTGGTGCGGAAGCAGGTCAACCCGGCTTTGCCATTGGTGGAAAAACTTCTCCCAAAGGATGACCCTCAGCAGCGGCAGCCGGCGATCGATCTCGCCCGCCAGCAGCTGAATTGGCTACCAACTGTGTCACTGGAGCAGGGTCTGTCGCCCACCATCGACTCGTTCCGTAATGTCCTGGAACTTGGCGAAGGCCGCGGAACGTGA
- the hisS gene encoding histidine--tRNA ligase, which translates to MSQLQSLRGMVDLLPEALQRWQAVEAMAREHFQRSGFGEIRTPLLETTDLFCRGIGEATDVVGKEMYSFQDRGDRSCTLRPEGTASVVRAALQHGLLSQGAQKLWYAGPMFRYERPQAGRQRQFHQIGVEWLGAERARSDVEVIALAWDLLDSLGVGGLQLELNSLGTAEDRQAYRNALVAWLEQRSEALDPDSQARLSTNPLRILDSKNEATQALLEEAPTLADALCEASCERFVDVQRGLTSLGVSFRLNPRLVRGLDYYSHTAFEITSDQLGAQATVCGGGRYDGLIGQLGGAPTPAIGWALGMERLLLVLEAAAQADAQGIAARLTAAAAPDVYVVNRGDAAERAALVLARDLRASGLRVELDASGSAFGKQFKRADRSGARWALVIGDDEAERGEVRLKALNQQTEESTVALAPVSAIVERLLTP; encoded by the coding sequence GTGAGTCAGCTCCAGAGCCTCAGGGGCATGGTGGATCTGCTGCCGGAGGCGCTTCAGCGCTGGCAAGCGGTGGAGGCCATGGCGCGGGAGCATTTCCAGCGTTCTGGGTTTGGTGAGATTCGGACGCCACTTTTAGAGACGACGGACCTGTTCTGCCGTGGCATCGGTGAAGCCACCGATGTGGTGGGCAAGGAGATGTACAGCTTTCAGGATCGCGGCGATCGCTCCTGCACCTTGCGGCCGGAGGGCACCGCATCAGTGGTGCGTGCTGCCCTTCAGCACGGTTTGCTGAGTCAGGGCGCCCAGAAGCTTTGGTATGCGGGTCCGATGTTTCGCTATGAGCGCCCTCAGGCGGGCCGGCAGCGGCAGTTCCATCAGATCGGGGTGGAGTGGCTCGGGGCAGAGCGGGCTCGGAGCGATGTTGAGGTGATTGCTCTGGCCTGGGATCTGCTCGACAGCCTGGGTGTCGGTGGTTTGCAGTTGGAGCTGAACAGCCTTGGCACCGCTGAAGACCGTCAGGCCTACCGCAATGCCCTGGTGGCTTGGCTTGAGCAGCGGTCTGAGGCGCTCGATCCTGATTCTCAGGCGCGGTTGAGCACCAATCCCTTGCGCATCCTTGATTCCAAAAACGAAGCCACCCAGGCGCTGTTGGAGGAGGCTCCAACGCTGGCGGATGCGCTTTGTGAGGCCAGTTGTGAGCGTTTTGTAGACGTGCAGCGCGGGCTGACCTCCCTGGGCGTTTCTTTCCGGCTCAATCCGCGGCTGGTGCGGGGTTTGGACTACTACAGCCACACGGCCTTTGAGATCACAAGTGATCAACTCGGGGCTCAGGCCACCGTCTGCGGTGGTGGTCGTTATGACGGCTTGATCGGCCAGCTGGGAGGCGCCCCAACCCCCGCCATAGGTTGGGCTCTTGGCATGGAACGGTTGTTGCTGGTGCTGGAAGCAGCAGCCCAGGCGGATGCTCAGGGTATAGCTGCGAGGTTGACGGCGGCCGCAGCCCCTGATGTGTATGTGGTGAACCGTGGTGATGCGGCAGAGCGGGCTGCTCTTGTTTTGGCTCGGGACCTACGGGCTTCAGGGCTTCGGGTGGAGTTGGATGCGTCGGGCTCCGCTTTCGGCAAGCAGTTCAAGCGGGCCGATCGCAGCGGTGCGCGTTGGGCCTTGGTGATCGGTGATGACGAGGCTGAGCGCGGTGAGGTGCGCCTGAAGGCGTTGAACCAGCAGACTGAGGAATCCACCGTTGCACTCGCTCCTGTGTCCGCGATCGTGGAGAGACTGCTGACCCCCTGA